One Dromiciops gliroides isolate mDroGli1 chromosome 3, mDroGli1.pri, whole genome shotgun sequence DNA segment encodes these proteins:
- the LOC122747702 gene encoding olfactory receptor 8D1-like, with protein MTTGNNSIVTEFILLGLTKQADLQIPLFLVFLGIYMVSMVGNLGLILLIWISPPLHTPMYYFLCNLSFIDLCYSSVLAPKMLVNFVSEKNIISYSGCMTQLFFFCFFAINECYMLTVMAYDRYVAICSPLLYNVTMSPQICSLLMMAVYIMGTFGAVAHTDAMTRLFFCRENVINHYFCDIVPLLKLSCSSTNINELLVVFIGGFNLLFTIMPILISYTFILLSILRIQSAKGRYKAFSTCGSHLASIAIFYGSIVFVYYTPASSSNTSHGTVASVFYTIVNPMLNPLIYSLRNKDVKNALRKVMKGRVFSSSM; from the coding sequence ATGACAACTGGAAATAACTCCATTGTGACAGAGTTTATCCTCTTGGGTCTAACAAAGCAAGCAGACCTCCAGATACCACTCTTCCTTGTGTTTCTAGGAATTTACATGGTCTCAATGGTTGGAAACCTCGGTTTGATTTTGTTAATTTGGATAAGTCCTCCACTTCATACACCCATGTACTATTTCCTTTGTAACCTATCCTTCATAGATCTTTGCTACTCTTCAGTCCTTGCTCCCAAAATGTTAGTGAACTTTGTATCAGAGAAGAATATTATTTCTTATTCAGGATGTATGactcaattatttttcttttgtttctttgcaatTAATGAGTGCTATATGTTGACAGTCATGGCATATGACCGCTATGTTGCCATCTGTAGTCCTCTGCTTTATAATGTTACAATGTCTCCACAGATCTGCTCCCTTCTAATGATGGCAGTGTATATAATGGGAACCTTTGGTGCAGTGGCCCATACAGATGCCATGACGAGGCTATTCTTCTGTAGGGAAAATGTAATTAATCATTATTTCTGTGATATTGTTCCCCTCCTCAAGCTTTCTTGTTCCAGTACTAACATCAATGAGCTCCTGGTGGTATTTATTGGGGGATTCAATTTATTGTTCACAATCATGCCCATTTTGATCTCTTATACATTCATTCTCTTAAGCATCCTTCGCATACAATCTGCCAAAGGCCGTTATAAAGCTTTTAGCACTTGTGGTTCACACCTGGCATCTATTGCTATCTTTTATGGATCCATTGTTTTTGTGTACTATACACCAGCTTCTAGTAGCAACACAAGCCATGGGACAGTGGCCTCAGTATTTTATACCATAGTAAACCCCATGCTTAACCCCTTGATATACAGTCTGAGGAATAAAGATGTGAAAAATGCACTAAGGAAAGTTATGAAGGGCAGAGTGTTCTCCAGTTCCATGTAG